Proteins from a genomic interval of Massilia sp. KIM:
- a CDS encoding DMT family transporter: MPSSVLFTVASLIWGSTFWAITLQLGHAAPSVSVAYRFFLAAAVLFAICLARRERLLLPWRTQSWMALQGFLTFGISYVCTYEAELHVVSGLVAVMFALMVFWTPMWSRVFFGTPISRRTLVCGVVATAGVALLFWRSIVDAWQDLQTGGGGEFIAGVVLALAATLASSAGSIVVNKVKEQSANLPLTMAWSMLWGAAMVALWSLLNGEAFVLPTAPSYWMGLVYLSVFGSVVAFFAYFTLISRIGPSKAVYIGVITPVLSVLLSIQLEGYRPGPIEFIGMVLCLASVAWALRAPAVKPVQSANLNNALETP, translated from the coding sequence ATGCCTTCTTCCGTTCTCTTCACCGTCGCCTCGCTGATCTGGGGCTCGACCTTCTGGGCCATCACCTTGCAACTGGGCCATGCCGCCCCTTCGGTGTCGGTGGCCTACCGCTTCTTCCTCGCCGCCGCCGTGCTGTTCGCGATCTGCCTGGCGCGCCGCGAGCGCCTGCTGCTGCCCTGGCGCACCCAAAGCTGGATGGCCTTGCAAGGCTTCCTGACCTTCGGCATTTCCTATGTCTGCACCTACGAGGCCGAGCTGCACGTGGTCTCCGGCCTGGTGGCGGTGATGTTCGCCCTAATGGTGTTCTGGACCCCAATGTGGAGCCGCGTCTTCTTCGGCACCCCGATCAGCCGCCGCACCCTGGTGTGCGGCGTGGTCGCCACGGCCGGCGTGGCCCTGCTGTTCTGGCGCTCGATCGTGGACGCCTGGCAGGACCTGCAAACCGGCGGCGGCGGCGAATTCATCGCCGGCGTGGTGCTGGCCCTGGCCGCGACCCTCGCCAGCTCGGCCGGCAGCATCGTGGTCAACAAGGTCAAGGAACAAAGCGCCAACCTGCCGCTGACCATGGCCTGGTCGATGCTGTGGGGCGCCGCGATGGTGGCCCTGTGGTCGCTGCTCAACGGCGAAGCCTTCGTGCTGCCCACCGCGCCGAGCTACTGGATGGGACTCGTCTACCTGTCGGTGTTCGGTTCCGTGGTCGCCTTCTTCGCCTACTTCACCCTGATCAGCCGCATCGGCCCGTCCAAGGCCGTGTACATCGGCGTGATCACGCCGGTGCTGTCGGTGCTGCTCTCGATCCAGCTCGAAGGCTATCGTCCGGGCCCGATCGAATTTATCGGCATGGTCCTGTGCCTGGCCAGCGTGGCCTGGGCCCTGCGCGCACCCGCAGTCAAACCGGTGCAATCCGCAAACCTGAACAACGCACTCGAAACCCCATGA
- a CDS encoding DUF962 domain-containing protein produces MEHASRPRDIDILLAKYAESHQNQTNELIHFVCIPAIVFSLLGILWAIHPVVALLVVLGSLYYYLKLSRPFALGMGAMSVLMLAILAALPEMTVLPVSIAVFVVAWIGQFIGHKIEGKKPSFFDDLRFLLIGPLFVLSFLYRRMRLAY; encoded by the coding sequence ATGGAACATGCCTCGCGCCCGCGCGACATCGACATCCTGCTGGCCAAGTATGCGGAGAGCCACCAGAACCAGACCAACGAGCTGATCCACTTCGTGTGCATCCCGGCGATCGTGTTCAGCCTGCTCGGCATCCTGTGGGCCATCCACCCGGTGGTGGCCCTGCTGGTGGTGCTGGGCTCGCTCTACTATTACCTCAAGCTGTCGCGCCCCTTCGCCCTCGGCATGGGGGCGATGAGCGTGCTCATGCTGGCAATATTGGCCGCGCTGCCGGAAATGACCGTGCTGCCGGTGTCGATCGCGGTCTTCGTGGTGGCCTGGATCGGCCAGTTCATCGGCCACAAGATCGAAGGCAAGAAGCCCTCCTTCTTCGACGACCTGCGCTTCCTGCTCATCGGGCCGCTGTTCGTGCTGAGCTTCCTGTACCGCCGCATGCGTCTCGCGTATTAA
- a CDS encoding LysR family transcriptional regulator has product MNKLQAMEVFVQVVDCGSFTKAADALQLPKATVSTLIQSLETTLSAKLLHRTTRQVTVTSDGAAYYERCVRILSDVRDAEESLSRHRLSPSGRLRVDAPTGLSSEILLPALPQFFERYPDITMELGSTDRPVDLVEEGVDCAVRGGELYDPNLIARRVGVVNFVTCASPAYVERYGLPQHPHELERHRCVNYFSSKTGKVYNWEFNRNGERIELALPGVIALNDSNAYVQAGLSGLGIINMTDYLLTQYLATGRLVRLLPDWRSDPLPIHVVYPQNRHLSAKVRVFVEWVSELFANNPHLRLQPADSALNPPPLPPDAFRLGEQA; this is encoded by the coding sequence ATGAACAAGCTGCAGGCGATGGAAGTCTTCGTGCAGGTGGTCGATTGCGGCAGCTTCACCAAGGCCGCCGACGCCCTGCAACTGCCCAAGGCCACGGTGTCGACCCTGATCCAGTCGCTGGAAACCACGCTCTCGGCCAAGCTGCTGCACCGCACGACGCGCCAGGTCACCGTCACCTCCGACGGCGCCGCCTATTATGAGCGCTGCGTGCGTATCCTGTCGGACGTGCGCGACGCCGAGGAATCGCTGTCGCGCCACCGCCTGAGCCCGAGCGGCCGCCTGCGGGTCGATGCGCCCACCGGCCTGTCGTCGGAGATCTTGCTGCCGGCCCTGCCCCAGTTCTTCGAGCGCTACCCCGACATCACGATGGAACTGGGCAGCACCGACCGCCCGGTCGACCTGGTCGAGGAAGGCGTGGACTGCGCCGTGCGCGGGGGCGAGCTTTACGATCCCAACCTGATCGCGCGCCGGGTCGGCGTGGTGAACTTCGTCACCTGCGCCTCGCCCGCCTACGTCGAGCGCTACGGCCTGCCCCAGCATCCGCACGAGCTGGAACGCCACCGCTGCGTGAATTACTTCTCTTCTAAGACGGGCAAGGTCTACAACTGGGAATTCAACCGCAACGGCGAGCGCATCGAGCTGGCCCTGCCGGGCGTGATCGCGCTCAACGATTCCAACGCCTACGTGCAGGCCGGGCTGTCGGGCCTGGGCATCATCAACATGACCGACTACCTGCTGACCCAGTACCTGGCCACCGGGCGCCTGGTGCGCCTGCTGCCGGACTGGCGTTCCGACCCGCTGCCGATCCACGTGGTGTATCCGCAGAACCGCCACTTGTCGGCCAAGGTGCGGGTGTTCGTGGAATGGGTGTCCGAGCTGTTCGCGAACAATCCCCACCTGCGCCTGCAGCCGGCCGACAGCGCCCTGAACCCGCCGCCGCTGCCGCCGGACGCCTTCAGGCTGGGCGAACAGGCCTGA
- a CDS encoding alpha/beta hydrolase — protein MNAAPASPDVKVRELEVGGAGGPLSARLYAAGPAAKRDMLVVFFHGGGFTGGDLEEADDFLRGLAESDHQPLVLASRYTLATVKPFPAAVEDAHAVLKWSKKNKTKLGWTGKLLVVSGIEAGANLAAVCGLMSRDRGGPTLAGQLLIMPMLDPGLSTGSMRQMTHCLEREKVTAVCAQAYRGYLPNAADRAHPYASPLQSSRLKNLPPALILSAEDDPLRDEAEQYGAKLINAGVRTTVRRLPPAQLTDPNARNECACRLHAMSEIDVFLSGLEGQGE, from the coding sequence ATGAACGCAGCGCCGGCCTCCCCGGATGTGAAGGTGCGCGAGCTGGAAGTCGGCGGCGCCGGCGGACCGCTCAGCGCCCGCCTGTACGCCGCCGGCCCGGCCGCCAAGCGCGACATGCTGGTGGTGTTCTTCCACGGCGGCGGCTTCACCGGCGGCGACCTGGAGGAAGCGGACGACTTCCTGCGCGGCCTGGCCGAGAGCGACCACCAGCCGCTGGTGCTGGCCTCGCGCTACACGCTGGCGACCGTGAAGCCCTTCCCGGCGGCGGTCGAGGACGCCCATGCGGTGCTGAAGTGGTCCAAGAAGAACAAGACCAAGCTTGGCTGGACCGGCAAGCTGCTCGTGGTGTCCGGCATCGAAGCCGGCGCCAACCTGGCCGCGGTGTGCGGGCTGATGTCGCGCGATCGCGGCGGCCCGACGCTGGCAGGGCAGCTCTTGATCATGCCCATGCTCGACCCGGGGCTCAGCACCGGCTCGATGCGCCAGATGACCCACTGCCTGGAGCGCGAGAAGGTCACGGCCGTCTGCGCCCAGGCCTACCGCGGCTACCTGCCGAACGCCGCCGACCGTGCCCACCCGTACGCGTCGCCGCTGCAGTCGAGCCGCCTGAAGAACCTGCCGCCGGCGCTGATCCTCTCGGCCGAGGACGACCCGCTGCGTGACGAAGCCGAGCAATACGGCGCAAAACTGATCAACGCAGGTGTGCGCACCACGGTGCGCCGCCTGCCTCCGGCTCAACTGACCGACCCCAACGCGCGCAACGAGTGCGCGTGCCGGCTGCACGCGATGTCCGAAATCGACGTGTTCCTGTCCGGCCTGGAAGGCCAGGGGGAGTAG
- a CDS encoding efflux RND transporter periplasmic adaptor subunit, whose translation MNSQQRWTGKVRMMVAALAVAGLAGAALTGCADANSNDAPAAPPAPPVSAAVVLEKPVLETQEFSGRLEAIEVVEIRPRVSGYITAVNFKPGAEVKKGDVLFVIDPRPYQAEADRAGAAANAARARADLARLELQRAERLLADKAIAQREFDERAASQKELDASARAAQAQYEAAKLNLSYTRVLSPIDGRVSKAEITLGNLVDASAVLTSVVSLDRIYASFDGDEDTYLRVSRRAHAGQPVEVKVGLANEEGFPHAGKLEFVDNQLDSRSGSVRMRATFANSDRSLAPGLFARVQIAGGEPRPQILVNDRAVGTDQDRKFVFVVGKDNKAEYRPVKLGPTIDGLRIVREGLKPGEKIVVNGLQRVRPGAPIAPQVVPMTSTASAAKDTKLAMADAGAKE comes from the coding sequence ATGAATAGCCAACAACGATGGACGGGCAAGGTTCGAATGATGGTGGCCGCGCTGGCGGTCGCCGGTCTGGCGGGCGCCGCACTCACCGGCTGCGCCGACGCCAACAGCAATGACGCGCCGGCGGCGCCCCCGGCGCCTCCGGTGTCGGCCGCGGTGGTGCTGGAAAAGCCGGTGCTGGAAACCCAGGAATTCTCGGGCCGCCTGGAGGCGATCGAGGTGGTCGAGATCCGCCCGCGCGTGTCGGGGTACATCACCGCCGTCAACTTCAAGCCGGGCGCCGAAGTGAAGAAGGGCGACGTGCTGTTCGTGATCGACCCGCGTCCTTACCAGGCCGAAGCCGACCGCGCCGGCGCCGCCGCCAACGCGGCGCGCGCCCGCGCCGACCTGGCGCGCCTGGAACTGCAGCGCGCCGAGCGCCTGCTGGCCGACAAGGCCATCGCCCAGCGCGAATTCGACGAGCGCGCGGCCAGCCAGAAGGAACTGGACGCCAGCGCCCGCGCCGCCCAGGCCCAGTACGAAGCCGCCAAACTCAATCTCTCCTACACCCGCGTGCTGTCGCCGATCGACGGCCGCGTGTCGAAGGCCGAGATCACCCTCGGCAACCTGGTCGACGCCTCGGCGGTGCTGACCTCGGTCGTCTCGCTGGACCGCATCTACGCCAGCTTCGACGGCGACGAAGACACCTACCTGCGCGTCAGCCGCCGCGCCCACGCCGGCCAGCCGGTCGAAGTGAAGGTCGGCCTGGCCAACGAAGAAGGCTTCCCGCACGCCGGCAAGCTCGAATTCGTCGACAACCAGCTCGACAGCCGCAGCGGCAGCGTGCGCATGCGCGCCACCTTCGCCAACAGCGACCGTTCCCTGGCCCCCGGCCTGTTCGCCCGCGTGCAGATCGCCGGCGGCGAGCCGCGTCCGCAGATCCTGGTGAACGACCGCGCCGTCGGCACCGACCAGGACCGCAAGTTCGTGTTCGTGGTCGGCAAGGACAACAAGGCCGAATACCGTCCGGTCAAGCTCGGCCCGACCATCGACGGCCTGCGCATCGTGCGCGAAGGCCTGAAACCGGGCGAGAAGATCGTCGTCAACGGCCTGCAGCGCGTGCGCCCGGGCGCCCCGATCGCCCCGCAGGTGGTCCCGATGACCTCGACCGCAAGCGCCGCCAAGGACACCAAGCTGGCCATGGCCGACGCGGGCGCCAAGGAGTAA
- a CDS encoding efflux RND transporter permease subunit, with protein MNFPKFFVDKPIFAAVLSVLIFVGGLISIFLLPVSEYPEVVPPSVVVRAQYPGANPKVIAETVATPLEEQINGVENMLYMSSQNTSDGALALTVTFKIGTDVEQAETAVQNRVQRALPRLPEEVRQIGVTTVKASPNLTMVVHLNSPDGRYDDLYLRNYAVLNVKDQLARLKGMGEVQLFGSGDYAMRVWLDPQKVAARNLTAGDVVAAIREQNVQVAAGVVGQGPAKDADFQLTLNTQGRLQSVEQFGDIVLKTNEDGGVTLLKDVARLELGSSSYALRSLLNNKSAVAIPVFASPGANELQLSSDVRAKMVELAKDFPEGVEYSIVYDPTQFVRESIDSVIHTLLEAVVLVALVVIVFLQTWRASIIPLLAVPVSVVGTFAVMLAFGFSINTLSLFGLVLAIGIVVDDAIVVVENVERNISNGLAPREATIQAMKEVSGPIIAIALVLCAVFVPIAFVSGLTGQFYRQFALTIAISTVISAFASLTLAPALSASILQPHGAPKDRLTRMIDAVFGRFFAAFNRFFGRSSEKYEGGVKSVLRRKTASVGVYLVLAVAGIFMFKAVPPGFVPQQDKAYLIGFAQLPDAASLDRTEAVIRKMSDIAKEIPGVESSIAFPGLSINGFTNAPNAGIVFTSLKPFDERTGKETSAEAIAAEINKRMGAIEDAFVLVLSPPPVNGLGTTGGFKMMIEDRGNVGYDELYKAVQALQQKAWQTPELAGVFSSYQINVPQLFADIDRVKAKQLGVPLAAINQTLQINLGSLYVNDFNQFGRTYQVRVQADAPFRSHREQIEQLKVRNDKGEMIPLSSLMRIKDTYGPDRVQRYNGYVAAEINGGPAPGVSSGQAQAAMEKLAKEILPKGVSYEWTELTYQDIIAGNTMLYVFPLCVLLVFLVLAAQYESWTLPLSVILIVPMSILCALIGVKLSGGDNNIFTQIALFVLVGLASKNAILIVEFARELEDHGRGVIDAALEASRLRLRPILMTSIAFIAGVIPLVFSSGAGSEMRHAIGIAVFSGMLGVTFFGLFLTPLFYVLLRLLAKRFEKPATTHVAAHGTEGVH; from the coding sequence ATGAACTTCCCTAAATTCTTTGTCGACAAGCCGATCTTCGCGGCGGTGCTATCGGTGCTCATCTTCGTCGGCGGCCTGATCTCGATCTTCCTGCTGCCGGTGTCGGAGTATCCGGAAGTGGTGCCGCCGTCGGTGGTCGTGCGCGCCCAGTATCCGGGCGCGAACCCGAAAGTGATCGCCGAGACCGTGGCCACGCCGCTCGAAGAGCAGATCAACGGCGTCGAGAACATGCTCTACATGTCCTCGCAAAACACCTCGGACGGCGCGCTGGCCCTGACCGTGACCTTCAAGATCGGCACCGACGTCGAGCAGGCCGAGACCGCGGTGCAGAACCGCGTCCAGCGCGCCCTGCCGCGCCTGCCGGAAGAGGTGCGTCAGATCGGCGTGACCACGGTGAAGGCTTCGCCCAACCTGACCATGGTGGTGCACCTGAATTCGCCGGACGGCCGCTATGACGACCTGTACCTGCGCAACTACGCGGTGCTGAACGTGAAGGACCAGCTGGCCCGCCTGAAGGGCATGGGCGAAGTCCAGCTGTTCGGCTCGGGCGACTACGCGATGCGCGTCTGGCTCGACCCGCAGAAGGTGGCTGCGCGCAACCTGACCGCCGGCGACGTGGTGGCCGCGATCCGCGAGCAGAACGTCCAGGTGGCGGCCGGCGTGGTCGGGCAGGGCCCGGCCAAGGACGCCGACTTCCAGCTGACCCTGAACACCCAGGGCCGCCTGCAGAGCGTCGAGCAGTTCGGCGACATCGTCCTCAAGACCAACGAGGATGGCGGCGTCACCCTGCTGAAGGACGTGGCGCGCCTCGAGCTGGGCTCGAGCTCCTACGCCCTGCGCTCGCTGCTGAACAACAAGTCGGCGGTGGCCATCCCTGTGTTCGCCTCGCCCGGCGCCAACGAGCTGCAACTGTCCTCGGACGTGCGCGCCAAGATGGTCGAGCTGGCGAAAGATTTCCCGGAAGGCGTCGAATACAGCATTGTGTACGACCCGACCCAATTCGTGCGTGAGTCGATCGACTCCGTGATCCACACCCTGCTCGAAGCGGTGGTGCTGGTGGCTCTTGTGGTGATCGTCTTCCTCCAGACCTGGCGCGCCTCGATCATCCCGCTGCTGGCCGTCCCGGTCTCGGTGGTGGGCACCTTCGCCGTGATGCTGGCCTTCGGCTTCTCGATCAACACCCTGTCGCTGTTCGGACTGGTGCTGGCGATCGGCATCGTGGTCGACGACGCCATCGTGGTGGTGGAGAACGTCGAGCGCAACATCAGCAACGGCCTGGCCCCGCGTGAAGCGACCATCCAGGCGATGAAGGAAGTCTCGGGCCCGATCATCGCGATCGCCTTGGTGCTGTGCGCCGTGTTCGTGCCGATCGCCTTCGTCTCGGGCCTGACCGGCCAGTTCTACCGCCAGTTCGCCCTGACCATCGCGATCTCGACCGTGATCTCGGCCTTCGCCTCGCTGACCCTGGCTCCGGCCCTGTCGGCCTCGATCCTGCAGCCGCACGGCGCGCCCAAGGATCGCCTGACCCGCATGATCGACGCCGTGTTCGGCCGCTTCTTCGCCGCCTTCAACCGCTTCTTCGGCCGCTCGTCGGAAAAATACGAAGGCGGCGTGAAGAGCGTCCTGCGCCGCAAGACCGCCTCGGTCGGCGTCTACCTGGTGCTCGCCGTGGCCGGCATCTTCATGTTCAAGGCCGTGCCGCCGGGCTTCGTGCCGCAGCAGGACAAGGCCTACCTGATCGGCTTCGCCCAGCTGCCCGACGCCGCCTCGCTCGACCGCACCGAGGCCGTGATCCGCAAGATGTCGGACATCGCCAAGGAAATCCCGGGCGTGGAATCCTCGATCGCCTTCCCTGGCCTGTCGATCAACGGCTTCACCAACGCGCCGAACGCCGGCATCGTGTTCACCAGCCTGAAGCCCTTCGACGAGCGCACCGGCAAGGAAACCAGCGCCGAGGCCATCGCGGCCGAGATCAACAAGCGCATGGGCGCCATCGAAGACGCCTTCGTGCTGGTGCTGTCGCCCCCGCCGGTCAACGGCCTGGGCACCACCGGCGGCTTCAAGATGATGATCGAAGACCGCGGCAACGTCGGCTACGACGAGCTGTACAAGGCGGTGCAGGCGCTCCAGCAGAAGGCCTGGCAGACCCCGGAACTGGCGGGCGTGTTCTCGAGCTACCAGATCAACGTGCCGCAGCTGTTCGCCGACATCGACCGCGTGAAAGCCAAGCAGCTGGGCGTGCCGCTGGCCGCGATCAACCAGACCCTGCAGATCAACCTGGGTTCGCTGTACGTGAACGACTTCAACCAGTTCGGCCGCACCTACCAGGTGCGCGTGCAGGCCGACGCGCCGTTCCGCTCGCACCGCGAGCAGATCGAGCAGCTCAAGGTCCGCAACGACAAGGGCGAGATGATCCCGCTGTCCTCGCTCATGCGCATCAAGGACACCTATGGTCCTGACCGCGTGCAGCGCTACAACGGCTACGTCGCCGCCGAGATCAACGGCGGTCCGGCCCCGGGCGTGTCCTCGGGCCAGGCCCAGGCCGCGATGGAGAAGCTGGCCAAGGAAATCCTGCCGAAGGGCGTGAGCTATGAGTGGACCGAGCTGACCTACCAGGACATCATCGCCGGCAACACCATGCTCTACGTGTTCCCGCTGTGCGTGCTGCTGGTGTTCCTGGTGCTGGCCGCCCAGTACGAAAGCTGGACCCTGCCGCTGTCGGTGATCCTGATCGTGCCGATGTCGATCCTGTGCGCCCTGATCGGCGTGAAGCTCTCGGGTGGCGACAACAACATCTTCACCCAGATCGCCCTGTTCGTGCTGGTCGGTTTGGCCTCGAAGAATGCGATCCTGATCGTGGAATTCGCCCGCGAGCTGGAAGACCACGGACGTGGCGTGATCGACGCCGCGCTGGAAGCTTCCCGCCTGCGTCTGCGTCCGATCCTGATGACCTCGATCGCCTTCATCGCCGGCGTGATCCCGCTGGTGTTCTCGAGCGGCGCGGGTTCGGAGATGCGCCACGCCATCGGTATCGCCGTGTTCTCGGGCATGCTGGGGGTGACCTTCTTCGGCCTGTTCCTGACCCCGCTGTTCTACGTGCTGCTGCGCCTGCTGGCGAAGCGTTTCGAAAAACCGGCCACCACCCACGTGGCGGCGCATGGCACGGAAGGAGTGCATTGA
- a CDS encoding efflux transporter outer membrane subunit, producing MKTMIARGVAPLLAALLLTACATPEFKQPKIETPTAFRESQAPSATSEVAGPEGSRWKPAQPAEQQPRGQWWLAFNDPALTALIEEATANNANLSVAAARVKQARAIAGIANADRLPQVGVGVGAQRARPSALEANLPPGTPTQGQTSYNASLTASWEIDLFGRLSAGVSAARGDAAATEANYRSVLLSLQADVAQTYFRLRALDAELDTVGQTVRLREESVKVTQRRFDLGDIGEFDLSRARTELSTARAEAIGLQRQRATTEHQLAVLLGKPAANYVAGPSPLLDGALMPTIPAGMPSSLLERRPDIVAAQRTMEASNARIGVARGAMFPALTLNAAGGGVAGSFADVFKWSSRSWVAGALLSMPLIDGGRNRNNVIRSEAALEESVGIYRQSVLNAFAEVEDNLAGLRILAGQGEQIDAALVSARRSADLAQKLYDAGRSSYLELLDAQRNLAAVERTAVQLRGNRAVTTVALIRALGGGWDAAAPEGRTVAQN from the coding sequence ATGAAGACCATGATTGCAAGGGGCGTGGCCCCGCTGCTGGCGGCCCTGCTGCTGACGGCCTGCGCCACCCCGGAATTCAAGCAGCCCAAGATCGAGACCCCGACCGCCTTTCGCGAGTCGCAGGCCCCGAGCGCGACCTCGGAAGTCGCGGGGCCGGAAGGCTCGCGCTGGAAGCCGGCCCAGCCGGCCGAGCAGCAGCCGCGCGGCCAGTGGTGGTTGGCCTTTAACGATCCGGCGCTGACCGCCCTGATCGAGGAAGCGACCGCCAATAACGCCAACCTGTCGGTGGCCGCGGCCCGCGTCAAGCAGGCCCGCGCCATCGCGGGTATCGCCAACGCCGACCGCCTGCCCCAGGTGGGCGTGGGCGTCGGCGCCCAGCGCGCACGGCCTTCGGCGCTCGAAGCGAACCTGCCGCCGGGCACGCCGACCCAGGGCCAGACCAGCTACAACGCCAGCCTCACGGCGAGCTGGGAGATCGACCTGTTCGGCCGCCTGTCGGCCGGCGTGTCGGCCGCCCGCGGCGACGCGGCGGCCACCGAGGCCAACTACCGCTCGGTGCTGCTCTCGCTCCAGGCCGACGTCGCGCAGACCTACTTCCGCCTGCGCGCCCTCGATGCCGAGCTGGATACCGTAGGCCAGACCGTGCGCCTGCGCGAGGAAAGCGTGAAGGTCACACAGCGCCGCTTCGACCTGGGCGACATCGGCGAGTTCGACCTGTCCCGTGCCCGCACCGAACTGTCGACCGCGCGCGCCGAAGCCATCGGCCTGCAGCGCCAGCGCGCCACCACCGAGCACCAGCTCGCGGTGCTGCTGGGTAAACCGGCGGCCAATTACGTGGCCGGCCCCAGCCCGCTGCTGGACGGCGCCCTGATGCCGACCATCCCGGCCGGCATGCCGTCCTCGCTGCTGGAGCGTCGTCCCGACATCGTGGCGGCCCAGCGCACGATGGAAGCCTCGAACGCCCGCATCGGCGTGGCGCGCGGCGCCATGTTCCCGGCCCTGACCCTGAACGCCGCCGGCGGCGGCGTGGCCGGCAGCTTCGCCGACGTGTTCAAGTGGAGCAGCCGTTCGTGGGTGGCCGGCGCGCTGCTGTCGATGCCCCTGATCGACGGTGGCCGCAACCGCAACAACGTGATCCGCAGCGAAGCCGCGCTCGAGGAATCGGTGGGCATTTATCGCCAGAGCGTGCTGAACGCCTTCGCCGAAGTGGAAGACAACCTGGCCGGCCTGCGCATCCTGGCGGGGCAGGGCGAGCAGATCGACGCCGCCCTGGTGTCGGCGCGCCGCTCGGCCGACCTTGCGCAGAAGCTCTACGACGCCGGCCGTTCCAGCTACCTGGAGCTGCTGGACGCCCAGCGCAATCTGGCGGCGGTCGAGCGCACCGCGGTGCAACTGCGCGGCAACCGCGCCGTCACCACCGTGGCGCTGATCCGCGCCCTCGGCGGCGGCTGGGATGCCGCCGCGCCGGAAGGCAGGACCGTGGCCCAGAACTGA